Genomic segment of Myxococcus stipitatus:
CCAATGGCCGCGAGGGTGCTGCACAGCACGACGGCGACGACCACGAAGAGAGTGATGGTGCGGGACGCGGAGCGAGCCATTCGCGGCGCAGGCTGGTCCCAGAACACCACTCCGGTCAAGCACCGGGGCGGGAAAGAGAGACTCCCACCCCGGTGTCTTTCGACTCAGCGGGGGTAGAACGTCTTGCCCGCCTTCACGTGCTCCTCCAGCAGCGGAGCGGGCGTGAAGCGCTCTCCCAGCTTGTCCTGGTAGTGCTCCAGCTTTCGCAGCAGCTCGGCGGCGCCCACGCTGTCGGCGTAGTGGAACGGGCCGCCCAGGAACGGCGGGAAGCCCAGGCCGAAGATGGCGCCCACGTCACCATCGCGCGCGCTGCGCAGGATGCCTTCACCCAGGCAGCGGATGGCCTCGTTCACCATCTGGAGCACCAACCGTTCCGCCATCTCCGTCGCATCGAAGCGCTTGCGCTCCTTGCCGTGCGGCAGCAGCGTGTAGACGGACGGGTCCACCTCGCGCTTCTTGCCGTTCTCGTAGAGGTAGAAGCCCTTCTGGCTCTTGCGGCCCAGGCGCCCCTCGGCCACCACGGCGTCCAGCGCCTTGGGCGCCGCCATGCGCTTGCCGAAGGCGGCCTCCATGAGCGGCCCGACCTTGTGGGCCACGTCGATGCCCACCTCGTCGAGCAGCGTCATGGGCCCCACCGGGAAGCCGAACTCCACCAGCGCCTTGTCCAGCGCGGCGATGTCGGCGCCCTCGCCCAGCAGGTACGCGGCCTCGTTCAGGTACGGCGCGAGGATGCGCGAGGTGTAGAAGCCCGGGCCGTCGTTCACGACGATGACCGTCTTGCCCTGCCTGCGCCCCACGTCCACGCACGTGGCCGTCACCCAGTCCGCGGTGCCCGCATGGGTGATGACCTCCAGGAGCGGCATCTTGTTGACGGGGCTGAAGTAATGCATCCCGATGACCTGCGAAGGCCGCTGGCTGCCCTTGGCCAGCTCCGTAATCGGGATGCTGGAGGTGTTGGACGCGAAGATGGCGTCGGGCCGGGTGACGGCCTCCACCTCCGCGAGGATGCGGTGCTTGAGCTTCAGGTCCTCGAACACCGCCTCGATGACCAGGTCCGCGGACTTGAAGCCGCTGTAGTCGGTGCCCGCGGTGATGTGCGCCTGCTTCGCGGCGGCCTCGCGCCAGGTGAGGGAGCGGCGCTTCACCCGCTCCTCCAGGATGCCCTGCACCTGCTTGAGCGCGCGGCCCGCGCCCGCATCGTCCTTGTCCTTCACCCGCACCTGCGCGCCCTGGAGCACACCGGCCACGTAGGCGATGCCACCGCCCATCAGCCCGCCGCCCAGCACGCCCACCTTCTTCACCTCGCGCGGCTTCACGCTGGCGTCGGCCGTGCCGTTCTCCTTCTTCAGCGCCGTCGTCGCGAAGAAGATCTCCACCAGGCGCTTGGACACGTCCGACATCACCAGCTCGCCGAACGCGCGCGCCTCGGCTTCCAGTCCCGCCTTGCGCCCGGACTCGAGCCCCACGCGAATCACCTGGAGCGCCTTCTCCGGCGCGGGGTACTTGCCGCGCGTCTTCTTCAGGAGCTGCTTGCGCGCCTGGTCGAAGAGGAGCTTGCGGCCCAGCGGGTTGTCCTCCAGCGCCACCTCCGCCCACAGCTCCTTGTTCGCCAGTCCCTGGAAGAAGCCCGCCAGGCCCTTCGGCCCTCCCGCGGTGAGCCCCTGTCCTCGGGTCCGCTCGGGCTTGAGCAGGCCCTCCGCCAGCTCCCGCGCGCGCTGGAGCGCCACCGCGCGAAGGATGGGCGTGGGCACCACCTCGTCGACGATGCCCAGCTTGCGCGCCTTGGACGGCTTGACGCTCTTGCCCGCGAGGATGAGGTCCAGCGCCGCCTGCGCGCCGATGAGCGCGGGCAGCCGCTGCGTCCCTCCCGCGCCCGGCAGCAGCCCCAGCTGCACCTCGGGCAGCCCCAGCGTCGTCTTGGGGCTGTCCGTGGCGAGGCGGTAGTGGCAGGCCAGCGCCCACTCCAGCCCTCCGCCGAGGCACGCGCCGTGGATGGCCGCGACGATGGGCTTGGGGAAGGCCTCCAGCCGGTCGAAGCTCTCCTGGCCCTGGCGGCTGATGGCGGTGGCCTCCTCCGCGGTCTTGATGTCCTGGAAGAGGTCCAGCTTCGCTCCCGCGACGAAGGTGTCCTTCTTGCCGGAGAGGAAGACCACGGACTTCACGGAGGGCTCGCGCTCCACCTCCTCCAACACCCGCGTGAAGGCGGTGGCGACCTCCGGCGACAGCGTGTTGACGGCCGAGTCCGGCAGGTCGAAGGTGATGACGGCGACACCGTCCTCCACCTGGAGGGAGAAGCCCTGCTTCGCCTCGAGCTCTTCAAGCTTGATGGCCATCACGCACGCTCCAGGACCACCACGGCGCCCAGACCGCCGGCGGCGCAGACGGTGCACATCACCGTGTTCTTGTTCCGACGCTTCAGCTCGTTGAGGGCCTGCGTGACGATGCGCGCGCCCGTGGCACCGAACGGATGGCCGATGGCGATGGAGCCGCCCGTCACGTTCAGCCGCTCGCGGTCCACCTCGCCCACCGGCTCGCTCCAGCCCGCCTTCTTCGCGAAGGCCCTGGACGCGAGCGCCTGGAGGTTGCTCGCCACCTGCGCGGCGAACGCCTCGTGCATCTCCACCAGGTCGATGTCCGCCAGCTTCAGCCCCGCGCGCTTGAGCGCCGTGGGCACCGCGTACACGGGCCCCTGGAGCAGCTGGTCCCCCGGGTCCGTGGCCGCGTACGCGTGCGAGCGCAGGTAGCCCAACGGCTCGTACCCCAGGGCCCGCGCGCGCTCCTCGCTCATCAGCAGCAGCGCCGCGGCGCCGTCGGTGAGGGGCGAGGCGTTGCCCGCGGTGACGGTGCCGTACTTCCGGTCGAACACCGGCTTGAGCTTGCCCAGCGCCTCCAGGCTGGAGTCCTCGCGGACGATGTTGTCGCGCGTGGCCGTCTGCTCGTACTTCGGCGGGACGGAGACGTGCATCACCTCGTCATCGAAGCGGCCGTCCTTCCACGCCGCCGCCGCGTTGCGGTGCGACGCGAGCGCGATGCGGTCCTGCTCCTCGCGCGAGATGCCGTTCTCCTTCGCCATCTTCTCCGCGCTCTCGCCCATCGACAGGCCGGTGGAGTACTCGGCGATGGCGGGCGGCACCGGCACCAGGTCCTGGGCCTTGAGCCGCTGGAAGGGCTTGAGCTTCTCCGTCAGCGTGCGCCCCTTGGAGGCCGCCGCCAGCGCGTGCGCCAGGGGACGGCTGGTGAACACCGGCGGGTCCGACATCGCCTCGGTGCCACCGGCGATGGCCACGTCCACCTCGCCCACCGCGATGGAGTTGGCCGCCGTCGTCAGCGCTTGAATCGACGTGGCGCAGGCGCGCGTCACCGTCGCCGCCTCGATGCGCATGGGCAGCCCCGCGGCGATGACCACCTCGCGCGCGATGGACGGCCCCGTCAGTGTGGGAATCACCTGCCCGAAGACCACCTGGTCGATGACGGCCGGGTCCAGGTCCGCGCGCTGCACCAGCTCCTGGACCACCATGCGCCCCAGGTCCAACGCGGTGAGCCCGGAGAAGACGGTCCCCGCCTTGACGAACGGGGTCCGCAGGCCGCGGACGATGGCCACCCGACGGGGGCCGCTGCGCTTCTCGCTTGCCATGTGTGCCTCACCCTCCTGAGACGACGAGTGAGGCTTTCTAGTGAGCACTGATGCGGCGCGTCAACCCTCCATTGATTCAAGAGTCAATCCGCGAGCACTTGCCCTGGGGCTCGCCTTGACGAGTTCGGGGAGGCGGGCGTCATGGCTCGCCCGCCGCCCCGAGTCCCGTCACTCACGCGACGGAACGCCGCCCGCTACTTCCGAGGGGTGCTCGTGTCCGACTGCGGACTCACGGTGATGTCGAAGCGAACACCGCCCGCCTCCTCGACCTTCTCCCGGTTCTCCTCGCTGGCCGAGTGCTGCACCACATCCACCTGGAACGTGCCCTGCGTCGCGACGGTGGCCTGCGCGGCGAAGCGCACGGTGACGTGGTGCTCGCCGCCCGGGTCCAGCGTCAGGCCATCGAGCATGGCGCCGTTCGGGTTGACGATGCGCACGGTGCGCTCCCCCGTCACCTCGAAGCCCGCGCCCTGGCGCTGCCAGCGGTCCCACAGCTCCTGCGGCAGCGAGAGGAAGAGCTGGCCGCGCTCCAGGAAGGACGCGCTGGTGCTCGACGGGATGCGGACTTCCAGGCGCGCGAGGCCGTGGGCGTCGCGCAGGAGGTTGCGCAGGCGGAAGTCGAACTCGCGCACGGGCGTGAGCGGGTTCAGGTTCACCACGTTGACGTTCTTCCACGCGAGGTTGTTGTTCCAGCGCGTGTTGTTGAGCGTGTTGGAGCCCGCCACCTCGGCGAGCGTCATCGGGTCCTGCGTCGGGGAGACCCAGCGCGTCAGCAGGCAGTAGTGGCCCGGGGCGGGCACGGAGTTCCACGGCACCATGAACTCCTGCACGGCGCCCGCGGCCAGGCTGACGCCGGTGACGGTGCCGATGAGGGCCCAGTCATTGGGCCAGATGGCCGCGCCACCGGAGCCCGTGTAGTAGACGTGCAGCGTGCCATTGGCCACGTTGCCCACCGGCGCGAGCGGCCCGTTGTTGCGCAGCGTCACGTAGACATAGTTCGTCTGGCCGAACTCGGGGTTCTGGTGGCCCACGCAGCCCGCGTTCTGGCAGACGCGAATGTCGGGGCTGACCCAGATGGGGTCCACCGTCGGCGTGTTGCCGAAGTCGTTGATGTTGTCCTTCGAGTACACGTCCACGCGGCACTGGGTGATGACGAGCGTGGCGACGTCGACACCGGAGTCGTCCTGGACGAAGACATCCACGAAGCCCTGCGCGTTGAGCGTGGGCAGCAGGTTTCCGCCACCGGGGAGCGAGGCCAGGTTGAGCAGGAGGGTGCCCGTGGTGTTGTAGGCGATGCCCAGGCTCGCCAGCGACGCGCCCCAGCCCGCGGCCAGCGGCGTGCCCCCCGGGCCGTTGAACATGAAGCCCATGGAGTCGTTGCTGCCCAGGTTGCGCACCGTCATCCGCAGCGTGGCGCCGCAGATGGGGCCATTGCGCCGCAGGTTGGTGAACGTGGTCGCGAACCAGCGGTCGGCGCTCACGTCATCGTGCGCGCGCGAGCCCGGGAAGCCGTAGTTCGCGGCGATGTACGCGAGCATGCCGGCGCTGGGAGACACCGGCTCGGTGGGCAGCGCGAAGCCATCCGCGACGCCCGAGGTGAAGGTCTGCGCTTGCGCGGCACCGCCCCAGGCGACCGACACCAGGGACAACAGACTGAGGGCCGAGACAAGAATGCTTCGGAGACGTGGCTGCTGACGATGCATGGACTCCTCGAGGGATTGCGGGTTCAGCCGCACCGTCCGGGTCGAAGGGGTCCACGTCGTGATGAATGATGAGGTGTGGCTGCGTGTCGACCCCTGAGCAACCGCTGTGCCCAAGGTCCAACTCCGCCATCCACCGGGATTGGCGCGCCGCGTGAGCGCCGGGGGCTGCGACCTTCCACGCCACAAGCGAGGGGTGCTGTGGCGTGGGAGGTTACGAGGGGGCTACGGCGTCAGCGTGCCCTGGCGAAGCGCAGCGCCGTGGCGATGCACGGCCTCGACGGCGAACTTCGCGGCGTCGGGGTCCGTGGGAGGGAGGATGCCGTGGCCCAGGTTGAAGATGTGCCCCACCGGGCCCGCGCGCTGGATGATGTCCTTGATGCGCCCGTCCAGCTCCTCACGCGGGAGGAACAGGTGCAGCGGGTCCAGGTTTCCCTGCACCGCCACGTCCGGGCCCAGCACGCGCCGGCCTTCGTCCATGGGCAGGGTCCAATCCAGCCCCACCACGTCCGCGCCCGTGCGCTTGAGCAAGGACAGGTGCGTGGACATGCCCACGCCGAAGACGATGACGGGCACGCCCGTGGCCTTCAGCTCGGACACCATGCGCGTGAGGTAGGGAATGCAGAAGCGCTCGTAGTCCCACGGCGACAGCTCGCCGCCCCACGAGTCGAAAATCTGGACGAGGCTCGCGCCCGCGGCCACCTGCATCTTGAGGTACGGGATGAGGGTGTCGGTGAGCTTGGAGAAGAGGCGGTGTGCCAGCGCGGGCTGCTCGAACATCAGGCGCTTGATGAGGATGTAGCTCTTGGAGCCGCCGCCCTCCACCATGTACGCGGCCAGCGTGAAGGGCGCGCCCGCGAAGCCGATGACGGGCACCGAGTCATTGAGCGCCTTGCGCGTGCGGCGGATGGCCTCCGCGACGAAGCCCGTGCCCTCCACCGGGTCTGGAATCGCCAGCTTGTCGATGTCCGCCGCCGTGCGCACGGGCTCCGGGAAGTGCGGCCCCTTGTCGCCCAGCTCCAACGTGATGCCCATCGCCTCCACGGGGATGAGGATGTCGGAGAAGATGATGGCCGCGTCCACGCCCAGCCGAGTGACTGGCTGCACCGTCACCTCGGCCGCCAGGTCCGGGTGCTTGCACAGGTCCAGGAACGCGATGTTGCCGCGAATGGCCCGGTACTCGGGCAGGTAGCGGCCAGCCTGGCGCATCAGCCACACCGGCGTGGTGTCCGTGGGCTGGCGGCGTGCGGCGCGGAGGAGTCGGTCGTTCACTTCGGGCTCTCGGTCATGGCCCCGGAGAGGGGCGGCTGAAAGAAGGTGCTGACGGCCGAGGGGCGCTGCTCCCACGCCACCTTCTGGCGCAGGGGCTCGGTGCCCTCGGGGACATGCAGGAGGCGGTTGGCGCCGCCCTCCCAGGAGAACCTCCCTGGGCCCGTGTCCCGGACGAGCTTGTACTCGAAGACGCCCCCCACGGGCAGCGAGAGCGTGATGGCGCCCTCTCGTGGACGGAGCGAGCGCTCGGGCTTCCACCCTCCCAGCTCCGGCCCTCCGCCCACCACGCGCAGGGACGCATCGTCCGTCTCCAGGACCACCGTGCGTCGCTCACCCTCCCCTCGCCACCGCGTGCGCGCCTGCTTCACGAGCGCCGCGTACCCACCCGCCACTTCCGCTTCCAGGTGCAGCAACGTGACGTGATGGGCGGGAAACACGAGGCCGCGAGGAAGGACGGCCGCGCCCGTCATC
This window contains:
- the fadJ gene encoding fatty acid oxidation complex subunit alpha FadJ, with translation MAIKLEELEAKQGFSLQVEDGVAVITFDLPDSAVNTLSPEVATAFTRVLEEVEREPSVKSVVFLSGKKDTFVAGAKLDLFQDIKTAEEATAISRQGQESFDRLEAFPKPIVAAIHGACLGGGLEWALACHYRLATDSPKTTLGLPEVQLGLLPGAGGTQRLPALIGAQAALDLILAGKSVKPSKARKLGIVDEVVPTPILRAVALQRARELAEGLLKPERTRGQGLTAGGPKGLAGFFQGLANKELWAEVALEDNPLGRKLLFDQARKQLLKKTRGKYPAPEKALQVIRVGLESGRKAGLEAEARAFGELVMSDVSKRLVEIFFATTALKKENGTADASVKPREVKKVGVLGGGLMGGGIAYVAGVLQGAQVRVKDKDDAGAGRALKQVQGILEERVKRRSLTWREAAAKQAHITAGTDYSGFKSADLVIEAVFEDLKLKHRILAEVEAVTRPDAIFASNTSSIPITELAKGSQRPSQVIGMHYFSPVNKMPLLEVITHAGTADWVTATCVDVGRRQGKTVIVVNDGPGFYTSRILAPYLNEAAYLLGEGADIAALDKALVEFGFPVGPMTLLDEVGIDVAHKVGPLMEAAFGKRMAAPKALDAVVAEGRLGRKSQKGFYLYENGKKREVDPSVYTLLPHGKERKRFDATEMAERLVLQMVNEAIRCLGEGILRSARDGDVGAIFGLGFPPFLGGPFHYADSVGAAELLRKLEHYQDKLGERFTPAPLLEEHVKAGKTFYPR
- the fadI gene encoding acetyl-CoA C-acyltransferase FadI codes for the protein MASEKRSGPRRVAIVRGLRTPFVKAGTVFSGLTALDLGRMVVQELVQRADLDPAVIDQVVFGQVIPTLTGPSIAREVVIAAGLPMRIEAATVTRACATSIQALTTAANSIAVGEVDVAIAGGTEAMSDPPVFTSRPLAHALAAASKGRTLTEKLKPFQRLKAQDLVPVPPAIAEYSTGLSMGESAEKMAKENGISREEQDRIALASHRNAAAAWKDGRFDDEVMHVSVPPKYEQTATRDNIVREDSSLEALGKLKPVFDRKYGTVTAGNASPLTDGAAALLLMSEERARALGYEPLGYLRSHAYAATDPGDQLLQGPVYAVPTALKRAGLKLADIDLVEMHEAFAAQVASNLQALASRAFAKKAGWSEPVGEVDRERLNVTGGSIAIGHPFGATGARIVTQALNELKRRNKNTVMCTVCAAGGLGAVVVLERA
- the hemE gene encoding uroporphyrinogen decarboxylase, with protein sequence MNDRLLRAARRQPTDTTPVWLMRQAGRYLPEYRAIRGNIAFLDLCKHPDLAAEVTVQPVTRLGVDAAIIFSDILIPVEAMGITLELGDKGPHFPEPVRTAADIDKLAIPDPVEGTGFVAEAIRRTRKALNDSVPVIGFAGAPFTLAAYMVEGGGSKSYILIKRLMFEQPALAHRLFSKLTDTLIPYLKMQVAAGASLVQIFDSWGGELSPWDYERFCIPYLTRMVSELKATGVPVIVFGVGMSTHLSLLKRTGADVVGLDWTLPMDEGRRVLGPDVAVQGNLDPLHLFLPREELDGRIKDIIQRAGPVGHIFNLGHGILPPTDPDAAKFAVEAVHRHGAALRQGTLTP